A region of Malaciobacter marinus DNA encodes the following proteins:
- a CDS encoding epoxyqueuosine reductase QueH, which yields MLVHICCSVDSHYFLEKIQEEYPNEELIGYFYDPNIHPYGEYRLRYLDVEYSCKKLGIKLLEGPYNLEQWLKKVKGMEHLPEKGDRCTVCYDDRLENSVKKAIELGHDKFTTTLLISPKKSQEKLEKIGAKLQDETGLEFIFKDYRAGNGTQVQGQVVKQHSLYRQNYCGCLFGLTPQREAQKKVMDEMFNPISNQILPESIEQRLELYKKRNELEEKNQEYKIIKQRFLNYRLFNGKVDINKKTVPSYFLCYSTINRTKTNGRVEYCKDGIHYLNREEIKVITLDTFNTLTKSSYKNVKELIYNPLNFQEELEVRNKILNNAYDLSAVIVLDEIIEGKFEIELNTQTYDDVKEEII from the coding sequence TTGTTAGTTCATATTTGTTGTTCAGTAGATAGTCACTACTTTTTAGAAAAGATTCAAGAAGAGTACCCAAATGAAGAGTTAATTGGATATTTTTATGACCCAAATATTCATCCATATGGTGAGTATAGATTAAGATATTTAGATGTAGAGTATTCATGTAAAAAATTAGGTATTAAACTTCTTGAGGGTCCATATAATTTAGAACAATGGTTAAAAAAAGTAAAAGGTATGGAACATCTTCCTGAAAAAGGTGATAGATGCACAGTTTGTTATGATGATAGATTAGAAAATAGTGTAAAAAAAGCTATAGAGTTAGGTCATGATAAATTTACAACAACACTATTAATATCTCCTAAAAAATCACAAGAAAAACTTGAAAAAATAGGTGCAAAGCTACAAGATGAGACAGGATTAGAGTTTATATTCAAAGATTATAGAGCAGGAAATGGTACCCAAGTTCAAGGACAAGTAGTAAAACAACACTCACTTTATAGACAAAATTATTGTGGTTGTTTATTTGGATTAACTCCACAAAGAGAAGCACAGAAAAAAGTGATGGATGAGATGTTTAATCCTATCTCAAATCAAATACTTCCAGAATCAATTGAGCAAAGACTTGAACTTTATAAAAAAAGAAATGAACTTGAAGAAAAAAATCAAGAATATAAGATAATAAAACAAAGATTTTTAAATTATCGTTTATTTAATGGAAAAGTTGATATAAATAAAAAGACTGTTCCATCTTATTTTTTATGCTATTCAACTATAAATAGAACAAAAACAAATGGAAGAGTTGAGTATTGTAAAGATGGTATTCATTATTTAAATAGAGAAGAAATTAAAGTCATAACACTAGATACATTTAATACCTTAACAAAAAGTTCATACAAAAATGTAAAAGAGTTAATCTACAATCCTTTAAACTTTCAAGAAGAATTAGAAGTTAGGAATAAGATATTAAATAATGCATATGATTTAAGTGCAGTTATTGTACTTGATGAGATAATTGAAGGTAAATTTGAAATAGAACTAAACACACAAACTTATGATGATGTAAAGGAAGAGATTATATGA
- the fabZ gene encoding 3-hydroxyacyl-ACP dehydratase FabZ has protein sequence MLDVMEIQEILPHRYPFLLVDRITDMEKRKSITGYKNISISEPAFMGHFPGHPIYPGVLILEGMAQAGGVLALKSNDLSAEELKNKVIYFMSIDKAKFRTPVKPGDKLEYKIEILKLRGTLIVLDGKAYVDDKLVAEAELKAMVVDK, from the coding sequence ATGTTAGATGTTATGGAAATTCAAGAGATATTACCTCATAGGTATCCCTTTTTATTAGTTGATAGAATCACTGATATGGAAAAAAGAAAAAGTATCACTGGATATAAAAATATATCAATTAGTGAACCTGCTTTTATGGGACACTTTCCAGGTCATCCAATTTACCCTGGAGTATTAATTCTTGAAGGTATGGCACAAGCTGGTGGAGTTTTAGCATTAAAAAGCAATGACCTTTCAGCAGAAGAACTTAAAAATAAAGTTATTTACTTTATGAGTATAGATAAAGCAAAATTTAGAACTCCTGTTAAACCAGGAGACAAACTAGAATATAAAATTGAAATTTTAAAATTAAGAGGTACATTAATTGTACTTGATGGAAAAGCTTATGTTGATGATAAGCTAGTTGCTGAGGCTGAGTTAAAAGCTATGGTTGTAGATAAATAA
- a CDS encoding HNH endonuclease, with protein sequence MKINEKYLESLKSFDDYVTVSEWAEEVVKKYPEILKKAEKNVINHKVPTSALQQVTRQISSEITRGKYAEYIKIDDTERPRRVKYISKEELDENTTQDIEEDLEPLNRKEIEKYSEDKMALKELYRLDEFRNIQKAFKTFFKLDFELDHAKALLNKQDAGEHHPDNFQLILKYHNGKKSNNNWKRFTIKEQIEYIEKAIELQSLLASRLDIVIDKAILDSILSRLKAVY encoded by the coding sequence ATGAAAATTAATGAAAAGTATTTAGAATCATTAAAAAGTTTTGATGATTATGTAACTGTTTCAGAGTGGGCAGAAGAAGTTGTTAAAAAATATCCAGAAATTCTAAAAAAAGCTGAAAAGAATGTTATTAATCATAAAGTACCTACAAGTGCACTACAGCAAGTTACTCGTCAAATAAGTTCTGAAATCACTAGAGGTAAATATGCCGAGTACATTAAAATAGATGATACAGAACGACCTCGTAGAGTAAAATATATTTCAAAAGAGGAATTAGATGAGAATACTACTCAGGATATTGAAGAAGATTTAGAGCCTTTAAATAGAAAAGAGATAGAAAAATATTCTGAAGATAAAATGGCTTTAAAAGAGTTATATCGCCTTGATGAGTTTAGAAATATCCAAAAGGCTTTTAAAACATTTTTTAAACTTGATTTTGAACTTGACCATGCAAAAGCACTTTTAAATAAGCAAGATGCAGGAGAACATCATCCTGATAACTTTCAACTTATTCTAAAATATCACAATGGTAAAAAATCAAATAATAATTGGAAAAGATTTACTATAAAAGAGCAAATAGAATATATAGAAAAAGCGATTGAATTACAAAGTTTGTTAGCTTCAAGATTGGATATAGTAATTGATAAAGCTATCTTAGATTCAATTCTTTCAAGATTAAAAGCAGTTTATTAA
- the lpxB gene encoding lipid-A-disaccharide synthase: protein MKILVSALETSSNIHLKELKKHLNEDIELVGVFDKELGNPIYDLTALAIMGFIDALKKLKFFFKLRDELVELAKDCDKVLLMDSSGFNLPLAKKLKQTYPNKEIIYYILPQAWAWKKKRVEKLQQYCTKLCSIIPFEQELYSNKKMISYVGHPLLDEITQFKHSYEKTDKIVFMPGSRKTEIINHMSVFRQIARSIPNKQHILIIPSKFDDAYIKKTYGDISDFVVSNDAHQSLIDAEFGFICSGTATLEASLIGTPFVMSYVAKKFDYFLGRMFVKLPYIGLANIFFDKMGKNAIHKEFFQEEVTSKNLLDEYTNMNKNRFLDNSKVLREYLKNGSSKNVAQIIQN, encoded by the coding sequence ATGAAAATTTTAGTAAGTGCATTAGAGACTTCATCAAATATTCACTTAAAAGAGTTAAAGAAACATCTTAATGAAGATATTGAACTTGTTGGTGTATTTGATAAAGAGTTAGGAAATCCTATTTATGATCTAACTGCCCTTGCAATTATGGGATTTATAGATGCATTAAAAAAATTAAAATTTTTTTTTAAATTAAGAGATGAGTTAGTAGAACTTGCAAAAGATTGCGATAAAGTTTTACTTATGGATAGCTCAGGGTTTAACCTTCCTTTAGCAAAAAAATTAAAACAAACTTATCCAAATAAAGAGATTATTTACTATATATTACCTCAAGCTTGGGCATGGAAGAAAAAAAGAGTTGAAAAACTTCAACAATACTGCACAAAACTTTGTTCAATTATTCCTTTTGAGCAAGAATTATACTCAAATAAAAAGATGATAAGTTATGTTGGACATCCACTTTTAGATGAGATAACACAATTTAAACACTCATATGAAAAAACAGATAAAATTGTTTTTATGCCAGGTAGTAGAAAAACAGAAATAATAAATCACATGTCAGTATTTAGGCAAATTGCAAGATCCATTCCAAATAAACAACACATATTAATTATTCCTTCAAAATTTGATGATGCATACATCAAAAAAACTTATGGAGATATAAGTGATTTTGTTGTTTCAAATGATGCTCATCAAAGTTTAATAGATGCAGAGTTTGGTTTTATTTGTTCAGGAACAGCAACACTTGAAGCAAGTTTAATTGGAACTCCTTTTGTCATGTCCTATGTAGCTAAAAAATTTGACTATTTTTTAGGAAGAATGTTTGTAAAACTTCCATATATTGGTTTAGCAAATATCTTTTTTGACAAAATGGGGAAAAATGCAATTCATAAAGAATTTTTTCAAGAAGAAGTTACTAGTAAAAATCTTTTAGATGAATACACAAATATGAACAAAAATAGATTTTTAGATAATTCAAAAGTGTTAAGAGAATATTTAAAAAATGGTAGTTCAAAAAATGTTGCTCAAATAATACAAAACTAA
- a CDS encoding NAD(P)/FAD-dependent oxidoreductase: MKKIVIIGGGYAGIYALRELVKNKNIKITLIDKHTYHNLQPEVYDLIANKSNFADVTIDLTTLCMGFDHNHLEFKNLKVRKIDKKDKKIYTEEKEIVEFDYLILAAGTRTFFPPQVSGLNHADDIKKLHRAIVFKQSFEKQLFEKIKNEAKQCADTRILVVGAGLSGVEIAAEMAYFSNKFFKRGNFSCENLKISLVSSSASILPGLSQQLINISQERLKSLGINIITNTKLEKVEDGYCFLSNGTRINHSFVIFTGGVEASPLTSELDIKTNQKGQVIVNEHMQVLEHENIYAIGDIAEIRNNDDEIMPPNVTIARISGSLAGKNVLKSLENKPLVKTNPKLDGILIALGGEYAAGNLFGLIHVKGKLAYYIKKFVFHSYRRPLLKLINIGYSRFRKFQH, translated from the coding sequence ATGAAAAAAATAGTAATCATTGGTGGTGGATATGCAGGAATTTATGCATTAAGAGAATTGGTTAAAAATAAAAATATCAAAATAACACTTATTGATAAACATACATATCACAATTTACAACCAGAAGTTTATGATCTAATCGCAAATAAATCAAATTTTGCAGATGTTACGATTGATTTAACTACCTTATGTATGGGATTTGATCACAACCACCTAGAATTTAAGAATTTAAAAGTAAGAAAAATAGATAAAAAAGATAAAAAAATCTACACTGAAGAAAAAGAGATTGTTGAGTTTGATTATCTAATATTAGCAGCTGGAACAAGGACTTTTTTCCCTCCACAAGTATCTGGATTAAATCACGCTGATGATATAAAAAAACTTCACAGAGCAATTGTTTTTAAACAAAGTTTTGAGAAACAACTATTTGAAAAAATTAAGAATGAAGCAAAACAGTGTGCAGACACGCGTATTCTTGTAGTTGGCGCTGGTTTATCAGGGGTTGAAATTGCAGCAGAGATGGCATACTTTTCAAATAAATTTTTTAAAAGAGGAAATTTCTCTTGTGAGAATCTAAAGATATCTTTAGTAAGTAGTTCAGCTAGTATATTACCAGGACTTAGCCAACAACTTATAAATATTTCACAAGAAAGATTAAAATCTTTAGGAATAAATATAATAACTAATACAAAACTTGAAAAAGTAGAAGATGGTTACTGTTTTTTATCAAATGGTACAAGAATAAATCACTCTTTTGTTATTTTTACTGGTGGGGTAGAAGCTTCTCCTCTTACTTCTGAGTTAGATATAAAAACAAACCAAAAAGGGCAAGTTATTGTAAATGAACATATGCAAGTACTTGAGCACGAAAATATCTATGCAATAGGAGATATTGCAGAAATTAGAAATAATGATGATGAAATAATGCCTCCAAATGTTACTATTGCTAGAATTAGTGGTTCATTAGCAGGAAAAAATGTTTTAAAATCACTTGAAAATAAACCTCTAGTTAAAACTAATCCTAAACTTGATGGAATACTTATTGCACTTGGTGGTGAATATGCAGCAGGAAATCTTTTTGGACTTATTCATGTAAAGGGTAAACTTGCATATTACATTAAAAAATTTGTTTTCCATTCATATAGAAGACCTTTACTTAAACTTATTAATATAGGCTATAGCAGATTTAGAAAGTTTCAGCATTAA
- the lpxA gene encoding acyl-ACP--UDP-N-acetylglucosamine O-acyltransferase, which translates to MNNIHKTVIIEDGAQIGDNITIGAYTIIGKDTKIGDGTKIGSHSLIEGKTTIGKNNEIFSHVTLGSIPQDLKFNGEDVELIIGDNNKIREYTLFNPGTIGGGSKTVIGNNNLFMGYTHVAHDCIIGNDCIFANVATLAGHVECGDSVVVGGLTPVHQFCKLGSYSMVGGGSVVTQDIPPYCLAEGNRAVLRGLNLTGLRRRLDNREDIDEIKKAYKAIFQSKESISDVAKRLLEESNNKYVKELAQFVVDTKRGIPFNRK; encoded by the coding sequence ATGAACAACATTCATAAGACAGTTATAATTGAAGATGGAGCACAAATAGGAGATAATATAACTATTGGTGCTTATACAATTATAGGAAAAGATACAAAAATTGGCGATGGTACAAAAATTGGTTCACATTCACTAATTGAGGGCAAAACTACAATAGGTAAAAATAATGAAATTTTTTCTCATGTAACATTAGGTTCTATTCCTCAAGATTTAAAATTCAATGGTGAGGATGTAGAGTTAATTATTGGAGACAATAATAAAATTAGAGAATATACATTATTTAATCCTGGAACAATTGGTGGTGGTAGTAAAACAGTTATTGGTAATAACAATCTATTTATGGGATACACACATGTTGCCCATGATTGTATCATAGGTAATGATTGTATTTTTGCAAATGTAGCAACATTAGCTGGTCATGTAGAGTGTGGTGATTCAGTTGTTGTTGGTGGTTTAACTCCTGTCCATCAATTTTGTAAACTAGGAAGCTATTCTATGGTTGGTGGAGGGTCTGTAGTAACACAAGACATTCCTCCATATTGTTTAGCTGAGGGTAATCGTGCTGTATTAAGAGGTTTAAATCTAACTGGTTTAAGAAGAAGACTTGATAATAGAGAAGATATAGATGAAATAAAAAAAGCTTACAAAGCAATATTTCAATCAAAAGAGTCTATTTCAGATGTTGCAAAAAGATTACTTGAAGAGAGTAATAACAAATATGTAAAAGAGTTAGCTCAATTTGTTGTTGATACAAAAAGAGGAATACCTTTTAATAGAAAATAG
- a CDS encoding bifunctional diguanylate cyclase/phosphodiesterase translates to MEKAITYKNLITKIILLTLVITLSVAFIYGEYLKRDAIEKLTKIDAKKTSKLVFQSLYSAMEKGWTKEDLKNIIDRINTIDDEMIVNVYRSPIVAEVYGDIKSDAKARKANPFVKQALKSEEVLNIIDDSMIQFFYPIIAEQQCLKCHTNAKEDDVLGVIDISYPINDLKISLSTMINFFALFIVMFSLIVFLSLYFEFDKYLVKPIKIFVDKINDISENKDIKQRVKIDNKIKEITSMQKVFNNMLDSLEYQFYNDELTDLPNRKKLLEIVNGDKYASLMLINIDKFQEINDLYGDEVGNELLVYISNILEENSPKSSTLFKLHADEYALYYEQDLSLEELKSLALYLIESIEKNAFVVKEDNEAHVNVSIGIALGNEALLTNADIALKIAKRKRQKFILYDSSMKIEHEYEQNLKWGKKIKDAIKEDRFIPLFQPIVDTKTQEVVKYESLIRMVDKNGELISPIHFLNLAKKNKLYPQLTMIMIKKTFEVLSKIDKKISINLNVDDILNKEVYDYIIKHLKVSNSGQRVVFELIESEGIENFDEVLNFIEDVKHYGCQISIDDFGTGYSNFEYLMKLKVDYIKIDASMIRDIDTNRNSQMVTETIIDFANKMGIETIAEFIHSKNVYEKVKEIGIHYSQGYYFGEPTSLD, encoded by the coding sequence ATGGAAAAAGCAATAACATATAAGAATCTTATCACAAAAATTATTCTTCTTACACTCGTGATTACACTTTCAGTAGCTTTTATTTATGGAGAGTATTTAAAAAGAGATGCTATTGAAAAACTAACTAAGATTGATGCTAAAAAAACCAGCAAACTAGTATTTCAATCTCTATATTCAGCGATGGAAAAAGGCTGGACAAAAGAAGACTTAAAAAATATTATTGATAGAATAAATACAATTGATGATGAGATGATTGTAAATGTTTATAGAAGCCCAATTGTTGCAGAAGTTTATGGAGATATAAAATCAGATGCAAAAGCAAGAAAAGCAAATCCTTTTGTAAAACAAGCTTTGAAAAGTGAAGAAGTTTTAAACATCATAGATGATAGTATGATTCAATTCTTTTATCCAATTATCGCAGAACAACAATGTCTTAAGTGCCATACAAATGCCAAAGAAGATGATGTTCTTGGAGTTATAGATATCTCTTACCCAATAAATGATTTAAAAATATCACTATCTACAATGATAAACTTTTTTGCTTTGTTTATTGTTATGTTTTCTCTTATTGTGTTTTTATCTTTATACTTTGAATTTGACAAATACTTAGTAAAACCTATAAAAATATTTGTAGATAAAATAAATGATATTTCTGAAAATAAAGATATAAAACAAAGAGTAAAAATAGATAATAAAATCAAAGAAATAACTTCTATGCAAAAAGTATTTAACAATATGCTAGACTCTTTAGAATATCAATTTTACAATGATGAATTAACTGACCTTCCAAATAGAAAAAAACTTCTTGAAATAGTAAATGGAGATAAATATGCTTCGTTAATGCTTATAAATATAGATAAATTTCAAGAAATAAATGATTTATATGGTGATGAAGTTGGGAATGAACTATTAGTTTATATTTCAAATATATTAGAAGAAAACTCACCAAAATCTTCAACATTATTTAAACTTCACGCTGATGAATATGCACTATATTATGAACAAGATCTATCTTTAGAAGAGTTAAAAAGTTTAGCCTTATATCTAATAGAAAGCATAGAAAAAAATGCATTTGTAGTAAAAGAAGACAATGAAGCCCATGTAAATGTATCTATTGGTATTGCCTTAGGCAATGAAGCTTTACTTACAAATGCAGATATAGCATTAAAAATTGCAAAGAGAAAAAGACAAAAATTTATCCTTTATGATTCTTCTATGAAAATAGAGCATGAATATGAACAAAATCTTAAATGGGGTAAAAAAATTAAAGATGCAATAAAAGAAGATAGATTTATTCCATTGTTCCAACCAATTGTTGATACAAAAACTCAAGAAGTAGTAAAATATGAATCATTAATAAGAATGGTTGATAAAAACGGTGAACTTATATCGCCTATTCATTTTTTAAATTTAGCTAAGAAAAATAAACTTTATCCTCAGCTAACAATGATAATGATTAAAAAAACATTTGAAGTATTAAGTAAAATAGACAAAAAAATATCTATAAATTTAAATGTTGATGATATTTTAAATAAAGAAGTTTATGACTACATAATCAAACACTTAAAAGTTTCGAATTCTGGACAAAGAGTTGTATTTGAACTTATTGAATCAGAAGGAATTGAAAACTTTGATGAAGTACTTAATTTTATTGAAGATGTTAAGCACTATGGTTGCCAAATCTCTATTGATGATTTTGGTACAGGATACTCAAACTTTGAATATTTAATGAAATTAAAAGTTGATTATATAAAAATAGATGCCTCAATGATAAGAGATATTGACACAAATAGAAATTCTCAAATGGTAACTGAAACAATTATAGATTTTGCTAATAAAATGGGAATAGAAACAATAGCAGAATTTATTCACTCAAAAAATGTATATGAAAAAGTAAAAGAGATAGGAATACATTACTCTCAAGGATACTACTTTGGTGAACCTACTAGTTTAGACTAG
- a CDS encoding ABC-F family ATP-binding cassette domain-containing protein, with protein sequence MIQLSNITKKFGTKELFSDLSFRLNSGNRVGLVGRNGSGKSTLFKLILQEESCDAGEILIPKGYKIGALKQHLEFTKKSLRDETALALSEEDKYSIYKVEKILFGLGFSKEDLEKDPLSFSGGYQIRINLAKLLITEPNLLLLDEPTNYLDILSLRWLKNFLKNFDGEVILITHDRDFMDAITTHTMGIIRKSLFILEGNTHKFYEQIEANDEHHEKQKIAQDKKRKELEEFIAKNKARASTAAQAQSKVKLLEKMDEMEDIVHEATIDFDFNFKNTPAKVLLDVKDLSFGYTKDNILFKNISFSLNKSETLGIIGKNGKGKSTLLNTIAQELKQIDGTVTYHTSTSFAHFGQTNISHLNPKNTIMDEVYLGNSKLPESTVRSICGSMMFSGDDVKKKISLLSGGEKSRVMLAQILARDVNLLFLDEPTNHLDMQSIDSLTKAIKNFEGSCIIVTHSEELLRQVCDRLIVFAKDEAIYFDGTYDEFLEKIGWEDEEVEEKVKKAPKVNKKENKKIRAALIQERNKQTNPLKKEVDKYEQRIIQLEDLIQKEQAELIQASNAGDNSKIIELSQIILNYEKEVEEKFEKLEETQLNLDAIIHEYDVKLEEI encoded by the coding sequence ATGATACAACTATCAAATATAACAAAAAAATTTGGAACAAAAGAGCTTTTTTCTGATTTGAGTTTTAGATTAAACTCAGGAAATAGGGTAGGTTTAGTAGGTAGAAATGGTTCTGGTAAATCTACTTTATTTAAACTTATTTTGCAAGAAGAGTCTTGTGATGCGGGGGAGATATTAATTCCTAAAGGCTATAAGATTGGTGCTTTGAAACAACATCTTGAGTTTACCAAAAAGAGTTTAAGAGATGAGACTGCACTTGCTTTAAGTGAAGAGGATAAATATAGTATTTACAAAGTTGAAAAGATACTTTTTGGTTTGGGTTTTTCAAAAGAGGATTTAGAAAAAGATCCTTTATCTTTTTCAGGTGGTTATCAAATAAGAATTAATTTAGCAAAGCTATTGATTACTGAACCAAATCTTTTACTTTTAGATGAGCCTACTAACTACTTGGATATTTTATCTTTAAGATGGTTGAAAAACTTCTTAAAAAATTTTGATGGTGAAGTTATTCTTATTACCCATGATAGGGATTTCATGGATGCTATTACTACTCATACTATGGGAATTATTAGAAAAAGTCTATTTATTTTAGAGGGTAATACTCATAAGTTTTATGAACAAATTGAAGCAAATGATGAACACCATGAAAAGCAAAAGATTGCACAAGATAAAAAAAGAAAAGAGCTAGAGGAGTTTATTGCCAAAAACAAAGCAAGAGCTTCAACAGCAGCCCAAGCACAATCTAAAGTAAAACTATTAGAAAAGATGGATGAGATGGAGGATATAGTGCATGAAGCAACTATTGATTTTGATTTCAATTTTAAAAATACACCTGCAAAAGTATTATTAGATGTAAAAGATTTAAGCTTTGGATATACAAAAGATAATATTTTATTTAAAAATATCTCTTTTTCTTTAAATAAGTCAGAAACCTTGGGAATTATAGGTAAAAATGGTAAGGGTAAATCAACTTTATTAAATACTATTGCACAAGAGCTAAAACAAATAGATGGAACGGTAACTTATCATACTTCTACTTCATTTGCTCACTTTGGTCAAACAAATATCTCACATTTAAATCCAAAAAATACAATTATGGATGAGGTGTATCTTGGTAATTCAAAGTTACCAGAATCTACTGTTAGAAGTATTTGTGGTTCTATGATGTTTAGTGGAGATGATGTAAAGAAAAAAATATCATTACTTTCAGGTGGAGAAAAAAGTAGAGTTATGTTGGCTCAAATTTTAGCAAGAGATGTAAATCTTCTATTTTTAGATGAGCCTACAAACCACTTAGATATGCAATCAATAGACTCTTTGACAAAAGCTATTAAAAATTTTGAGGGTTCTTGTATTATTGTTACTCATAGTGAAGAACTATTGCGTCAAGTGTGTGATAGATTGATTGTGTTTGCAAAAGATGAAGCTATTTATTTTGATGGAACATATGATGAGTTTTTAGAAAAAATTGGTTGGGAAGACGAAGAAGTTGAAGAAAAAGTAAAAAAAGCTCCCAAGGTAAATAAAAAAGAGAATAAAAAAATAAGAGCTGCACTTATTCAAGAAAGAAATAAACAAACAAACCCTTTGAAAAAAGAAGTTGATAAATATGAGCAAAGAATCATACAGTTAGAAGATTTGATACAAAAAGAACAAGCAGAACTTATTCAAGCTTCAAATGCAGGAGATAATAGTAAGATAATTGAACTATCTCAAATAATTCTAAATTATGAAAAAGAAGTTGAAGAGAAGTTTGAAAAGCTTGAAGAAACTCAATTAAACCTTGATGCCATAATTCATGAATATGATGTAAAATTAGAAGAGATTTAA
- the nfo gene encoding deoxyribonuclease IV: protein MKYVGAHVSASGGVYNAPINAKELGCKAFALFVKNQRQWRAKDFDTKTLDKWFEELEKSGVQTKHILPHDSYLINLGHPEEEKRQKSLDGFLHEIQRCEILKLDRLNFHPGSHLRKISEDECLDRIALSLNQAIDETNDVKLVIENTAGQGSNLGYKFEHLAYLIDKIEDKSRIGVCIDTCHMFTAGYDIRTKEAYDKTWKEFDEIVGSKYLMGMHINDSKPELGSRVDRHHSLGMGQIGWDAFKFIMNDERMDDIPLVLETIDETIWKEEIQSLYDLVEK from the coding sequence ATGAAATATGTTGGAGCTCATGTAAGTGCAAGTGGTGGAGTTTATAATGCACCAATAAATGCAAAAGAGTTAGGATGTAAAGCTTTTGCTTTATTTGTAAAAAACCAAAGACAATGGAGAGCAAAAGATTTTGATACAAAAACTTTAGATAAGTGGTTTGAAGAGTTAGAAAAAAGTGGTGTTCAAACAAAACATATCTTACCTCATGATAGTTATTTAATCAATCTTGGACATCCAGAAGAAGAAAAAAGACAAAAATCACTTGATGGTTTTTTGCATGAAATACAAAGATGTGAAATATTAAAACTTGATAGATTAAACTTTCATCCAGGAAGTCACTTAAGAAAAATAAGTGAAGATGAGTGTTTAGATAGAATTGCACTATCTTTAAATCAAGCAATAGATGAGACAAATGATGTAAAACTTGTTATTGAAAATACAGCAGGTCAAGGAAGTAACTTAGGGTATAAATTTGAACATTTGGCATACTTAATTGATAAAATTGAAGATAAAAGTAGAATTGGTGTATGTATTGATACATGTCATATGTTTACAGCTGGATATGATATAAGAACTAAAGAAGCTTATGATAAAACATGGAAAGAGTTTGATGAAATAGTAGGCTCAAAATATCTTATGGGAATGCATATAAATGATTCAAAACCAGAACTTGGAAGTAGAGTGGATAGACACCATAGCCTTGGAATGGGACAAATAGGTTGGGATGCCTTTAAGTTTATTATGAATGATGAAAGAATGGATGATATCCCTTTAGTTCTTGAAACAATTGATGAAACAATTTGGAAAGAAGAGATACAATCACTTTATGATTTGGTTGAGAAGTAA